GAGATCGTCGGACAGCCCGGCCACCGCCTCCGGCAGCCCGCCGACCGGCGTGACCAGCACGGGCGTGCCGGACGCGAGCGATTCGACGGTGATCAGCCCGAAGCCTTCGAGCGCGACCGTCGGCACGACGCTGACCGTCGCCGCGCGGTACAGCGCCGCGAGATGGTTGTCGGGCACGAAGCCGAGCAGCTTCACGTTGTCCTGCAGCCCGGCCGCATCGATGCGCTGCTGCAGTTCCTCGCCGATCTTGCCCTTGCCGGCGATCAGCAGCAGCACGTCCGGGTGACGGTGCTTGAGCAGGCCGATCGCATCGATCAGGTCCTCCAGCCCCATGCGCCGCACGAGCCGGCGCACGGCCAGCACGATCGGCCGGTCCTGCGGCAGTTGCAGCTTGTGCCGCGCCTCGGCCGGTGTGAGCGGCGTATCGAACTGCGCGGTATCGACGCAGCCGGGAATCACCCGCACACGCGACGGATCGATCCCGTAGCGGTTCGTCAGGATCTGGCCGAACGCCTGCGACAGCACGATCAGCCGCGACGAACGCGTATAGACGGCCTGTTCGAGATAGCGTTTCGCGCGCTGGCCGAGCGACGCGGCGCCCTCGACCTGGCTTTCGTCGGCCCACGGCCCCTGGAAGTGCGACACCTGCGGAATCCCGCGGGTGACGTCGAGGCCCGGGAACGTGTACAGCGCGAAGTGCGACGAGATCACGTCCGGCCGCTCGCTGCGGATCTCCTCGCGCAGCGCGCGCCGCGCGGCGAGCATCCGGCGCGCGAGCGACTCCGATGCGGGGCCGAAGCCCTGGATCGCACCGTCCGTGTCGTCGGCAACCTTCGGCGAGCCGGCGACGAGCCCGCGCACCTCGACGCCCGCGCCCGGCAGCGCGCCGACGAGCGAGTAGTACATCCGGTCGAGGCCACCCGCGCGTTCGGGGAACCAGTGCATGCCGATTTGCAACGATTTGATCGGCCGGGAAGATTGGGACATCACGTTTGCTCCTGCGTGACTGCATGCTCCGCCCGCTCGAAGGCGGACGGCTGCGTGGGTTGGCCGATGCGCCGGTAGAGCGCGACATACTGGGCGCCCATGTGCGCCCAGCCGAAACGGGTCATCAGTTCGCGGGCGGCTTCGCCCATCGCGCGACAGGTGTCGCGCGACGCCGCGAGCGAGCCGATCGCCTGCGCGAGCGCCGCCGGATCGTCCGGATCCTCCAGCACGATCCCGCACTCGCGCGTGATGATTTCCGCGCCGCCCGCCGTGCGCGCGGTGACGACCGGCAGCCCGGCCGCCATCGCCTCGAGCAGCGACAGGCTCATCGCTTCGTAGCGCGACGGGAACACGTAGGCGTCAACCGAGCGCATCAGCGTCGGCATGTTTTTCACGAGACCGAGGAAATGCACGCGCGAATCGATGCCGAGCGCGCGCGCTTCCTCCGGGTACGGGCTGCCCGGCAGGTAGCCGGCCACCGCCAGGTGCACGTTCGCCGGCAGCTTCGTCAGCGCCTTCAGCACGGTGCCGAGGTTCTTGCGCGGCGTGCGCAGGTCGCCGACGAACAGCAGCAGGAACGCATCGTCCGGCAGCTTGAACGCCGCACGGTCGGCCTGTGCGCCCGCGAACGCGCTGGCGTCGACGCCGTTGTAGATCAC
This window of the Burkholderia lata genome carries:
- a CDS encoding glycosyltransferase family 4 protein, with protein sequence MSQSSRPIKSLQIGMHWFPERAGGLDRMYYSLVGALPGAGVEVRGLVAGSPKVADDTDGAIQGFGPASESLARRMLAARRALREEIRSERPDVISSHFALYTFPGLDVTRGIPQVSHFQGPWADESQVEGAASLGQRAKRYLEQAVYTRSSRLIVLSQAFGQILTNRYGIDPSRVRVIPGCVDTAQFDTPLTPAEARHKLQLPQDRPIVLAVRRLVRRMGLEDLIDAIGLLKHRHPDVLLLIAGKGKIGEELQQRIDAAGLQDNVKLLGFVPDNHLAALYRAATVSVVPTVALEGFGLITVESLASGTPVLVTPVGGLPEAVAGLSDDLVLPSTGADAIAEGLGGALSGAITLPDEAACKRYARDHFDNAVIARRVAGVYEEAIQAAG
- a CDS encoding glycosyltransferase family 4 protein — encoded protein: MRIAIVTHVVRHNDGQGRVNYEIARAALAENYEVTLVASHVAPELLADPRVRWVPVKVGGFWPSNLVKQQVFALKSAAWLRAHRSEYDVLHVNGFISWIKADVNTAHFVHGGWFKSPYYPFGPTKGLWSAYQYVYTRVNTTLERWAYRRSRAITAVSQKVADEIAGLGIDSRKISVIYNGVDASAFAGAQADRAAFKLPDDAFLLLFVGDLRTPRKNLGTVLKALTKLPANVHLAVAGYLPGSPYPEEARALGIDSRVHFLGLVKNMPTLMRSVDAYVFPSRYEAMSLSLLEAMAAGLPVVTARTAGGAEIITRECGIVLEDPDDPAALAQAIGSLAASRDTCRAMGEAARELMTRFGWAHMGAQYVALYRRIGQPTQPSAFERAEHAVTQEQT